The Alkalihalobacillus sp. TS-13 genomic interval CGTTGTGCAGCAATGCTTCTTCAATCAAGTGCGGGCCTTCAATGATGAATGCCCCTGCTTTATCTCTGCCTTTTTTTCGTTTTAACTTTTTCCATTCCTTGACTCGTCCGTTTTTAGGAGATGCAATCCGGTTCATCTTTTTCATTCCTTAATCGAAAATAATAATGCTATTATACGTGATATTCATACATAATCCAATTCAAGTGGATAAAAACTATCAACATACAAATGCTATGTACATCATTCCTAAACCAAAATCAGAGGTGAAAAGTAATGGATCTGAACTTACGAAAAGCAGTTTTAGCAAACGTTTCTGGAAATAACCACGAAGAATTAGAGAGTACGATCGTTGAAGCGATCAACAGCGGTGAGGAAAAGATGTTACCTGGTCTAGGTGTCCTTTTCGAAGTCATCTGGCAGAACTCAGATGAATCAGAAAAAAAGGAAATCCTCGAAATTCTTTCAGAAGGACTTCAATAATACGAAGTCAACCAGCAAAAATAGGACTCCTCATGGGTCCTATTTTTGCTTTAGGCTGTTTTCTAAAAGTTTGTTGCTAATGGAAAGTTGTAAAGAAAGGGGCTGAAAGATATGCCAGTGTAGATATGTGAGACTCCTGCGGGTAAGCAAGCTAAGCGAGACCCAGCACGTGAGGAACGAGATGCGGAAAGCGAGTGTATATTTCCAAACTCAAAAAACAGATTTAAGATTGTATGATCTGTTGGACTGTTTTTTCATCAAGACCTTTTACAAGTTCAACCATCAGCCGTACAGTATGGTCATAGTCATCCCTGTGGATCATGGATGCATGCGTATGCAAATAGCGGGTGGCCATTGTAATAGAGATGGCAGGAACACCGTCATGAGTGATATGGATATTCCCGGCATCTGTTCCTCCGCCAGGTGTTGTATCAATCTGATAAGGGATGTTATTTTTTTCTGCTGTTTCAAGAACGAAGTCCCGTAATCCTTTATGGGAAATGGTCTTAGCATCATAAATAATGATCTGAGGACCTTCACCAAGCTTAGATAAGGCGTCTCGATCGGTAACCCCTGGGGTGTCCCCAGGAATCCCTGTATCGATTGCGAATGCAATATCGGGTTTGATCATATTGGCAGTCGTCTTCGCACCACGTAAACCGACTTCCTCCTGGACAGTACCTACACCATAAACCGTATTCGGGTGTTTGATTTTTTTCAAATGTTTCATCGTTTCAGCTACAATTGCACAACCAATCCGATTATCAAATGCTTTAGCCAGTAGCATTTTAGGATTGCTCATGACCGTAAATTCAAAATATGGGATAACGGAATCTCCCGGTCTGACTCCGATTTCCAGGGCGTTCTCTTTATCAGAAGCACCAATATCAATGTACATATCTTTGATAGGTACCGGCTTTTTCCGGGCTTCAGGCGAGAGGATATGAGGCGGTTTCGATCCGATGACACCGACCACATCACCATTCTTGGTTTTTATCGTTACACGTTGTGCGAGTAACACCTGTCCCCACCAGCCGCCAACAGTTTGAAAACGCAAAAAGCCTTTATCATCGATGCGTGTGATCATGAACCCGACTTCATCCAGATGGCCTGCCAGCATGATGCTCGGACCGTTTTTAGACCCTTTCTTTTTCGCGACCAAACTTCCGAGGTTATCACAGTATACTTCATCCGCGTAGGGTTCGATGTATTTTTTCATGACTTCTCTCGGTTCTGATTCATCGCCAGGGATCCCCCTGGCATCCGTCAACTCTTTAAGCATAGTGAGTGTCTCATCTAAATTCTTCATGAAGAACCTCCTGATGTCTAATCGTGGTGTTTTTCAATACCCCTGATCTTGACGTGTGTGGTTCACCTTGTTCTTTGATAAATAAGCGTCCTGTATCTCTTCAATGGTAAAACCTAAAATTCGTCCGATCATCAGATAGTCTTCCATTAATTGATTGTAATTATTGACGTCATCGCGATAGTTTTTGAAGGTGGTGACACTCTCATACACCTTCAAGAATGCACCGACGGCTTCTCCCTCAAAGTCATCCGGAATATGTACATGTTCTGGCACCTCATAGGGAAGGATCAATCCGATCGATAGCAAGAAATGAACGCCATCAACGTATTCTTCTAGGATGACATCTTTAGATGAAGGTGGTTTCGAACTCCAGAATTTGAAGCATCGGGTTTCATTCGCAAGCTCGCCAATTTCCACAAGCAAAGCGAGAATTTTTTTATCCAATAAATCCGCGTTTTCCAATCCCCGTTCTGATTCAATACGGCGATCGAGTTCATTTTGCATTTTGTACATTTGCTGTAAATTCAGGTCCATCATGTATCCCCTCTCCTTGTGCTTACTCAAGTATACCAAGGATCAACATAGACCTTAAGGATTTCTTCTCATCAAAAAGGGCCGAGATCCTCATATAGAGCATACCGGCACCTGTTCCGAAAAATTCATCGTGCATCCGCAAAAAAATCCTGCCATTTGTAAACCCATTCTTTCCGTCGTAAAACGTAGAACAACACTGCGAGAATACATAGGATGCTGATCATCCAATGGAGCGTCAATTGGTTCAACCAGCTTCCAAACGACGTATAAACGATAGCTAAAGGGACATTCGTATATAATGACAGCTTCGTATAATCTTTGAAATTCCTCGCGATTTCAATGATACATAAGGAGATGAGATGAAAATGAAGAAATGGGACCAATCTTAGGATGGTGATTTGTCCGATCGATAATTCAGAACGTTTTCCAAACCACCTTTCTTTCATGTTCATGACTTTACTGAATGATTTCGGTAATGATTTTACAAGTGCATAAAAATATACGCTTACCAACGTTACACCGATTATGGAGTAAATTGTACCGAACACTACCCCGAAAACGACACCGCCTAAAATACATATGAATCCGACTGGAATGAATAAGAATTGCCGTAAAATATGCAGGAATATAAACAGGACTGGGGCTAATGCACCGCTTTTACCG includes:
- the sspI gene encoding small acid-soluble spore protein SspI, with translation MDLNLRKAVLANVSGNNHEELESTIVEAINSGEEKMLPGLGVLFEVIWQNSDESEKKEILEILSEGLQ
- a CDS encoding M42 family metallopeptidase, translating into MKNLDETLTMLKELTDARGIPGDESEPREVMKKYIEPYADEVYCDNLGSLVAKKKGSKNGPSIMLAGHLDEVGFMITRIDDKGFLRFQTVGGWWGQVLLAQRVTIKTKNGDVVGVIGSKPPHILSPEARKKPVPIKDMYIDIGASDKENALEIGVRPGDSVIPYFEFTVMSNPKMLLAKAFDNRIGCAIVAETMKHLKKIKHPNTVYGVGTVQEEVGLRGAKTTANMIKPDIAFAIDTGIPGDTPGVTDRDALSKLGEGPQIIIYDAKTISHKGLRDFVLETAEKNNIPYQIDTTPGGGTDAGNIHITHDGVPAISITMATRYLHTHASMIHRDDYDHTVRLMVELVKGLDEKTVQQIIQS
- a CDS encoding dUTP diphosphatase produces the protein MMDLNLQQMYKMQNELDRRIESERGLENADLLDKKILALLVEIGELANETRCFKFWSSKPPSSKDVILEEYVDGVHFLLSIGLILPYEVPEHVHIPDDFEGEAVGAFLKVYESVTTFKNYRDDVNNYNQLMEDYLMIGRILGFTIEEIQDAYLSKNKVNHTRQDQGY
- a CDS encoding TVP38/TMEM64 family protein; translated protein: MEQHAMELIHWLGKSGALAPVLFIFLHILRQFLFIPVGFICILGGVVFGVVFGTIYSIIGVTLVSVYFYALVKSLPKSFSKVMNMKERWFGKRSELSIGQITILRLVPFLHFHLISLCIIEIARNFKDYTKLSLYTNVPLAIVYTSFGSWLNQLTLHWMISILCILAVLFYVLRRKEWVYKWQDFFADAR